ATCAACGAAAGATTTAGAGAAATAATTTCCTACTTTTTTAACCTATAGGTATCATGTATACTCCCTGATATACATTAACTTTAATCATATTTTTCTTTCGTCTCAGCTATCAACTTTGGTAATTTATGCATTAATTTCATCATATGTTTTAACTTATTACCTGATGATTTTGCAACTATCTCAACCATAACTTTACTAACTTGATGTGATGCCAATAGGTTAGGCTTTGATATTATCGCTACCTTTTCCCCACATGTATTACATTTCCCTTGTTGTGATATAAATTTACTAATTCTAAATTTATTTGCTTCATCCTTTTTCATATAATATTTAATTGATAAACATATCTTTATACCCAGTAATAAAAAGCACTAATTCCATAATAAAATTATAAAATTGGTAGAAATAATTAAGAACAATATGAGTTAATATCATACAATATAATGTGAAGAACTTTTATGGAGAATTATATATGGAACAAAATAAAATAATTTTAAATAACTCCACAAATTACAATTTAGTTGAGGATAGTTTTAAACATAACCATTATGGCTGGTATGCTTGTTTGTGTAAATATTTGTATTTTTATTATTATTTACACTGTTGTCCATATAAAGTACCTGCTTATTGGAATCCATTTTTTTATAAATATAGCTTGCATATGAATGATAGAATGATACAAGAACGCTATTATGAACCCCCAAATAATGATATGCACCTTGTTATAAATTCTAATAATACAAAAAAGTTATCTAAACACTTTCGTAAAACTACTGATTTAACTAATTTTAAAGGTAATAAAGTTATAAACTTAAATGGATTAGCTAATTTAAATATATCTGGCAGTTCTCAATTTTCTGAAAGTAGTCTTATGTTAATTAAACAATCCCTAGGTGATGCTATGCCAATAATTATAGTTGACTTAAGACAAGAATCACATGGATTTATTAACGGTATAGCGATAAGTTGGTCAGGTAACAGAAACAAAGCTAATAAAGGTTTAACTAAAGAAGAAGTTTTATTTGATGAGAATACGAGATTACAAAGCATCTTATTAAACAAACCACTATATATTGGCAATAAAATATTAATACCGAAGAAGGTTGAAGATGAAGAAAAATTAGTTCAAAGCTATGGTATGTCATATATGCGTATACCAGTAACAGATAAAGAAAAGCCTACTAATGACATGGTTGATTATTTTATAAAATTCGTTAAGTCATTGCCCAAAAATACCTGGCTGCATTTTCATTGTAAAGGCGGAGTGGGAAGAACAGGTACTTTTATGGTAATGTATGATATTATGAAAAACGCTAAAAATGTTAGTCTCCAAAATATAATGAATAGACAGGTCTTACTAGGAGGAAAGAACTTACTTAGAGATGAACTATACCTAATGAACCGCTCCAAACAAAGAGCTAAATTAATAAAAAGATTTTATATATATTGTGTTGAAAATGATGACAACTTTAAAACTACATGGTCACAATGGATTAAACTTAGTGGTATATTCTAAAAGCAGGCAGTCCAAATTTAAGATAAAATTGGACTGCCTGCTGATGATAGACAAAATAAGAATCTTTCCAAAACTGCAATATTTGCAAGTTCCAAAGTTAAAGGCCCTGTCTTAACCGACACAAAAACTCCAACTGTATTGTCATTAATATATGCAACATAGCAATCTCCTCTACATATATAATCATTAATTACTTCTTTTTTCACACCGCATTATTTAATTCTCAAAAATCATTGTTCTTGTTTTCCATTATAATCTGTAATTTCATTTTTGTCAGAAGATAAATTTATCATATTATTGTTTTAACAATATAATTTAATTAAAATACTATTATGAAAAATAATTATTTTTCGACATATTTAAACAAATAAATAGTAAATTCGCCTTTATTAAGTATAAAGTTAGTATAATACTATCCGATTATCATATAGACTTAATATTTAACAAAATTATTTTGAGTAGAGAGGTGTATATGATGATTATTGAATTTTTTATCAATTCTTGTGTTTTGATAACCTCTATAAGTGTCCTTAGTATTTTTTTTAAAGATAAAATACTAATTTCAAAGTCATCAACAACTATACGTGAAAAACTCTTTATTGGTATGATTGGTGGGATACTAGAAATATTATTGATACTATTTCCTATAAAAGTTATGCCTGATTTATCAATCAATTTTCATGCTCTACCAATTATTTTATCATCTCTTTATGGAGGAATTTTATCTACAATTGTAACTACTGTTATAATTAATATTCTATTTTTCTTGATATTTAGGTTTTCTATAGTTTCTATGTTTTTTTTAGTTACTAATTTGTTTTTAGTAATTGGATTTATTTTTATCTCAAATACTAAAACAACAATAAAAAATAAATGGGTTTATTCTACTTTATATTCATTGATAGTAAGCTCTATTGGAAGTATAATTCTTATTAAAAATACGCAGCTGTTAATTCAGTTTCTAATAATTTACTATATTAATGATTTACTTTTAACATATTTTATATATAAATTTATGGAACATTTATCAAAAGCTTTTGAAGCATATAGAAATCTTAAAACGGAAGCTTCAATAGATTTTTTAACTGGCTTGAATAACGTAAGGCAATTTGATAAAAGTTTACATCGAATTAACATTGCAGTACAAAAAAAAGAGGAAATTCAATATTTATCATTAATATTTCTAGATATTGACCATTTTAAAGAAATAAATGATAAGTATGGTCATGGTTCAGGTGATATTGTACTGAAAAATTTGGCTAACATTCTAACCAACACATGCCGAGCCTTTGATATTATATCTCGTAATGGTGGTGATGAATTTTCTATATTACTATTAAATTGTCCAGCTGCAGACGCAGTCCAAGTTGCTGAAAGAATAAGGCAAAATGTTGAAGCTTATTCGTTTCATATTTCTGATAAAACCACTGTTCATATAACAATTTCAACAGGAGTTTCAACTTATCCTAGTATAACTGACAATATAGATAATCTACTTAGTGATTCAGATACTGCTCTATATAAAGCTAAAAATGAAGGTAAAAATAAAGTAATTTTATACAAAGGTAATTCGCTACAAAATAATTTTAATAGTTATAAGATTCTCCCCTAATATTATATTTTACATAAAAATGGCGTGTGGCAAATATCTTTTTCTAAAAGTATTTTCCACATGCCTGCTCACTTTATGAATCTAATTTATTATTAGTTATATTCATCTGAATAAACAAATTCAAAACTAACATTGTGGCACTTCTTTTATTTGAATCTGACAAACTTGGTCTAGGAATACTCAAAGTTACAGAGTCTATATGGGGAATATCTCCTCCTGAGATTATTACACACAGATCTTTCCTTATGGCAAAAGCCTTATTTAAAATTAGAATATTACAAATAAAATTAATAATATGGAATTACCTTATTTCTACCTGTATGCTTTGCTTCATATAGAGCGATATCTGCACTTTCTATAATTTCTTCAATACTATTGACAATATCAGGATAAGTTGTAACACCAATAGATACAGAAACATTAATTTTTTCACCCGTAGATAGTATAAATTCATGATTTTCTATTGCTTTTCTTATTTGTTCACCAATTTCTATAGCTTGTGTATTAGAACAGTTTATTAATAATATTGAAAACTCTTCCCCACCGTTTCTTGAAATTATGTCAAAAGACCTGCATGTCCTTTTAAGTATTAAAGCAATTTGTTTTAGCACTTCATCACCTGAAGGATGTCCATATGTATCATTAATTTTTTTAAACCAATCAATATCTATCATAATAAGTGAAAGTCTTTCTTTTCTCTCAGCTGCCTTTTTAGATAAATCATTAAACAAGTTGTTGAAATTTCTAACATTATTAAGCCCAGTTAAAAAATCCTTGTAGGAATCTTCTTTAAAGTGCATAAAAAGCAAACTTGATTGATTTATATACTTACAAATATAATATATTATAAATCCAAATATAATTGTTAAAATTGAATATATAATAAATTTTTTGTAAATTGTGTTATTAATTTTTGCAGTTGACAATACTATATTCATAAAAAGGAAATGCAGAATCAAGCTACTACTAATCATGTATATCCATTTTTCTGCTTTCTGTACATTGCATTTAGAAATAAGTCCACAGCCAACACTTATACTTAATATTGTAATTGATGTAAGTATTGTTTGATAACTTATTCCCACAAATACTATCGAAAAGAAAGAAATTACTAAACCAGTAATAAATGAGGCCAAAAATCCACCGTTTATTGCTGAAATAAGTATAGCAAAATTTTGAAAATCTACCGGTATGTAATCTTTACCTTCCATGATAAAAGGTATCAAAAATCCACCTAAAGCTCCTGCAGTAATTCCATATAGCATTCTTATCCATACAGAAGATGATGGATTTAATAAATGTCCTTTATTTTTAAAAAATTGACTCCATATAAAAAGAAATGAAATGAAAAGAAATACACTATTAAGTAAATATCTTGTAATAAATAAGTATTTATTTATAGGACAACACCTCAAAACTTTAAAATTTCACTCTGGTTAATAAAAAACGTCATATTATTATTTAGGACGAAATAAATATTTTGTTCTAAAAATGATGATTTTATACTTATCTTTTATTCATTATTTTTAATTTAATTCCATAAATTAAAAATAATTCTATTTTTGATTCCATTTTATTGCAAATTATAACATTACTTTGATATTCTTCTTATAATAATTGGATTTTACTCAATATTATGTTATAATTTATTATACAAAATATTTATAATGTATAATTATTTTGAAAAGAGGAAACTAAATGGAAAGAAAAAGTGACAGAAAAATAAAATATCTTACCCAAGAAGAAGCAAAAAATCTTTTTAAAGCCATTATCAGTTTAGATAGTATACATGCAGTTAGAGATTTAGCAATTTTTAGAGTTGCTTATAGATGCGGCTTGAGGGCCTCTGAAATTGCTTTAATTAAATTGGAAGATTATAATGCTTCCAAGGGTGAACTTTACTGCAAAAGATTAAAGGGCAGTTACAATAATACTATAAGACTTGATACTAAAACTAAAAATGCATTAGATAAGTATATACATGAAAGCAAATTATCATCTAATTCTGAAATTTTATTTAAAAGCCAAAGAGGAAAACCAATTTCCAGACAAACTCTTGATTATATGATGAAAAAATATTGTTCTCATGCTAATATTTATGATAAAAGTAAATATCATTTTCATTCTATAAAGCATACTACAGCAGTTCATTTGGCAGAGTCTGACATGGATATAAAAGAACTACAATGGTGGCTTGGGCACAAATCTGTTACAAATACAGAAATTTACTTTCAATTTACAACAAAACAGCAGGAAAAAATGTATTGCAAGCTTGAGAGAAAAAACGAAATGGTTTAAAAATAAGACCTTCCCTAATGCTGTATAAAAGGTTTAAAAACCGAGATAGCACTAGCACTGCTAGTTAAAACCGCATAAGAACCGCTTAGAGCTCCAATTTCTATGTCTGCCTCTACTATTTTTGCCGGTGCTAAAACAACAAAAACAAAATAAATATAAAATGCAGCAAATTTAATTTACACTTCATAACAAATTTTATCTTCTATCTTATAACCTTTAATTTTATTTTTAAATTTTTTATGACAAGTGTATACTCATTATTTACAAAACTATAAATAAATTTTCCACAAAATTCTAATTTTAGTAGGTAATTTTTTTGTATTACTGCTTGAAAGCGATTCTACAAGTAATACATCCTATTTTCAATAAAATATTTCAAATTTCTTGATTAAAATTCTTGATATAATCAACTATAACATTATCAAGTTCTTCACTTGTAGCTAATATACTTTTGCTCTCTTCAATATCTTTGTGTTCTATATTTCTAATAATATCATTATTAAGTTTTTCTCTTAAATTTTCTATCTTTTCTTTAATTGTCAATCTATCTTTTGATTCATTCAAAATATATCGTCCCCTAACCTCTTGCTAATATCTACATTACTTGTTATTTATCTTTGACATAAAAAGTGGTGGATAATTTTGAGAATATATTAGTCTAAAGGAAGTAAAATATGTATTATTTATACGTATTTAATTCTATTATTAATATCAGTTATTTTATACTATAAATTATTATCATTTTTCATCACCTCGAATACTAATTATGTAACATTAGAGAAATTTTCTAATATCCACTTCTAAAATTTTCGATAGTTTGTCCAATGTTTTTATTGAAGGATTTGTTCTGCCAACCTCAACATCTGAAAGATATGTATTAGAAATGCCTGCCTTATTTGCTAACTCATACTGTTTTAATCTCTTTTTCAATCTCTCTTCCTTAACCTTTTTACCTATATTGTCCAAATTTCCCACCTCCATAATATTATTATACGATTTTAGCGTATTAATTCAAGCAATAATTATGTTATACACGTAATCATTGCAATTTTTTCTTGCTATTTTACATTCTTTCTGATTTTGTTTATACTCTAATTATTACGTTATTTACGGAATAAACGAGGCTTATATTATGAGTATAATAGGAACTAAATTAAGAAAAATTAGAAAAGCAACTGGACTTTCATTAAAACAATTATCTTCTAAAATTAATGGTAAAATATCTATATCCTTTTTAAGTGATATAGAAAATGGCAGAAGCAATCCTTCCTTTGAAAATCTAAAGCTTATTGCTACTGCCCTTGAAACCCCAATTTCTTATTTCATAGAAGATTCAAAGGATAGTATATTCTCTAGCACCATTGATGATGCAGATTTTATTCATATAATTAATCTGCTTCAGGACTTTAAAGATTGGAGTATAGAAGATAAAAAAGAACTTTTATTCTATTTAAAGGCTAAAAAAGTTATTAGGGATAGCAAGCATCAATGAAATTTATATATTATATGTTTGCTAAAATATAATCTAATGAATAAATGTAAGGAGCTACGAAACATGTATAAATAAATTATATGCAATGAATGGAGTATAAACGGAAATGGATGCTAATATTTTTATTCTTTTATTAAAGTATATGTTCGGGTAGAGGAGTATTAATTAATAGTCAAAATGGAATATTATTGTTTAAATTTATATTTCCTGAAATTAAAAGCAAAAAAGGTTTATGGGTAACTCCCTGTGGTGGAGTGTATAACTGATGGGTAAAAGAGAAGGTCACCTTCTCTTTTTTAATAGGGTATCCTTTTATATGTAAGAGATTCTATTAATTTATCTATATTATTCATTCCCGTTAGATCCTAATTTGAGAAATAGTAAGATGTCCAAATTGCTTTAATAGATCCACTATTTGTTTTTGACCTTTTGATAAATAAAACACACTATCACTCCTATTTATTAATACTTTAGATTGGTGTTATAATTTTATTATAATTTGATATTTTGGGAGATTGAAATAAACGCTGTTCAAAATAATAAATCAATGCGGCTTATGAAAAATGTAAAACAACTCAGTAAATAGTAATTTATAGAGTAGCTTAATTGTTTAGTTTGAACTCAAATAAATAGATAATTGAGAGGTATTAAAATGCGAATATTATTGCTTTACGGAGTTAATTGTACACGCAAAATATGGGATAATCTTCGCCCATATTTAGATAATTATGAAGTGGTTTATGTAGAATACCCACATGAGATTACACAAAAAGCAAATGATATAGATACTATTTCAAAATGGGTTTATGAAACTTATAATGGTAAACCTTATGATGCAGTTATTGGACATAGTCTTGGTGGAATAGTTGCTTTACAATTAGCTTCGAAATATAAAATGAAGTTTAATAAGATAATTTACTTAGACACAAATTTAAGACCAGCAAATGAGTTCTATCGAAATCTAATGACTGTTGAGCATATGACCGAATATGGTAATGATATTCTTACAATGTTTCAAAAAGAAAGAAAGTTTTATACTTCAAATTTATTTAAATCTATTCAAGAGGAATTTGACTATACAAAATATTTAAAAGAACTTACGCAAAAAGTATATGCTATCTATGGTGATAGAAACAGGCCAGAATATAAAAATAAAATTACTGACTTAAATTTATCCAATGAAGCATTATCAAAATTAGAT
The genomic region above belongs to Clostridium sp. AWRP and contains:
- a CDS encoding protein-tyrosine phosphatase family protein; its protein translation is MEQNKIILNNSTNYNLVEDSFKHNHYGWYACLCKYLYFYYYLHCCPYKVPAYWNPFFYKYSLHMNDRMIQERYYEPPNNDMHLVINSNNTKKLSKHFRKTTDLTNFKGNKVINLNGLANLNISGSSQFSESSLMLIKQSLGDAMPIIIVDLRQESHGFINGIAISWSGNRNKANKGLTKEEVLFDENTRLQSILLNKPLYIGNKILIPKKVEDEEKLVQSYGMSYMRIPVTDKEKPTNDMVDYFIKFVKSLPKNTWLHFHCKGGVGRTGTFMVMYDIMKNAKNVSLQNIMNRQVLLGGKNLLRDELYLMNRSKQRAKLIKRFYIYCVENDDNFKTTWSQWIKLSGIF
- a CDS encoding diguanylate cyclase yields the protein MMIIEFFINSCVLITSISVLSIFFKDKILISKSSTTIREKLFIGMIGGILEILLILFPIKVMPDLSINFHALPIILSSLYGGILSTIVTTVIINILFFLIFRFSIVSMFFLVTNLFLVIGFIFISNTKTTIKNKWVYSTLYSLIVSSIGSIILIKNTQLLIQFLIIYYINDLLLTYFIYKFMEHLSKAFEAYRNLKTEASIDFLTGLNNVRQFDKSLHRINIAVQKKEEIQYLSLIFLDIDHFKEINDKYGHGSGDIVLKNLANILTNTCRAFDIISRNGGDEFSILLLNCPAADAVQVAERIRQNVEAYSFHISDKTTVHITISTGVSTYPSITDNIDNLLSDSDTALYKAKNEGKNKVILYKGNSLQNNFNSYKILP
- a CDS encoding GGDEF domain-containing protein, encoding MLYGITAGALGGFLIPFIMEGKDYIPVDFQNFAILISAINGGFLASFITGLVISFFSIVFVGISYQTILTSITILSISVGCGLISKCNVQKAEKWIYMISSSLILHFLFMNIVLSTAKINNTIYKKFIIYSILTIIFGFIIYYICKYINQSSLLFMHFKEDSYKDFLTGLNNVRNFNNLFNDLSKKAAERKERLSLIMIDIDWFKKINDTYGHPSGDEVLKQIALILKRTCRSFDIISRNGGEEFSILLINCSNTQAIEIGEQIRKAIENHEFILSTGEKINVSVSIGVTTYPDIVNSIEEIIESADIALYEAKHTGRNKVIPYY
- a CDS encoding tyrosine-type recombinase/integrase, which translates into the protein MERKSDRKIKYLTQEEAKNLFKAIISLDSIHAVRDLAIFRVAYRCGLRASEIALIKLEDYNASKGELYCKRLKGSYNNTIRLDTKTKNALDKYIHESKLSSNSEILFKSQRGKPISRQTLDYMMKKYCSHANIYDKSKYHFHSIKHTTAVHLAESDMDIKELQWWLGHKSVTNTEIYFQFTTKQQEKMYCKLERKNEMV
- a CDS encoding Spo0E family sporulation regulatory protein-aspartic acid phosphatase, giving the protein MNESKDRLTIKEKIENLREKLNNDIIRNIEHKDIEESKSILATSEELDNVIVDYIKNFNQEI
- a CDS encoding helix-turn-helix transcriptional regulator, which translates into the protein MDNIGKKVKEERLKKRLKQYELANKAGISNTYLSDVEVGRTNPSIKTLDKLSKILEVDIRKFL
- a CDS encoding helix-turn-helix transcriptional regulator, which produces MSIIGTKLRKIRKATGLSLKQLSSKINGKISISFLSDIENGRSNPSFENLKLIATALETPISYFIEDSKDSIFSSTIDDADFIHIINLLQDFKDWSIEDKKELLFYLKAKKVIRDSKHQ
- a CDS encoding alpha/beta hydrolase translates to MRILLLYGVNCTRKIWDNLRPYLDNYEVVYVEYPHEITQKANDIDTISKWVYETYNGKPYDAVIGHSLGGIVALQLASKYKMKFNKIIYLDTNLRPANEFYRNLMTVEHMTEYGNDILTMFQKERKFYTSNLFKSIQEEFDYTKYLKELTQKVYAIYGDRNRPEYKNKITDLNLSNEALSKLDFRFINNACHMIMIENPKKLYEMIDEILEYR